The following proteins are co-located in the Spirosoma montaniterrae genome:
- a CDS encoding YgaP-like transmembrane domain: MSLFDRYVRAFLILDLIILTATGWGPALLTGLLIIITVNLLISCVTAYCWLYDVLDVSTSGDSGPSF; the protein is encoded by the coding sequence ATGTCTCTCTTTGATCGATACGTTCGGGCTTTTCTGATTTTAGATTTAATTATTCTAACCGCTACTGGCTGGGGGCCTGCTCTGCTCACCGGCTTGTTGATTATCATTACAGTGAACCTGTTAATAAGCTGTGTAACAGCCTACTGCTGGCTGTACGACGTGCTTGATGTATCTACGTCCGGCGATTCCGGCCCCAGCTTTTAA
- a CDS encoding adenylosuccinate synthase has protein sequence MVDVLLGLQWGDEGKGKIVDVLAPQYQVVARFQGGPNAGHTLEFDGIKHVLHQIPSGIFRNDTLNIIGNGVVLDPIVFRREIDGLAKFNLALTQNLEISRKASIIIPTHRLLDAAYEQAKGASKIGSTLRGIGPTYQDKVARQGLRVGDILSPNFAEKYNRLVTTHKIILEQNQFDYASILPDAETEFFAAVEFMKQFQLTDSEYAINAALTGGKRILAEGAQGSLLDIDFGSYPFVTSSSTMTAGACTGLGVAPRQIGEVFGIFKAYCTRVGSGPFPTELLDETGERMRQEGREFGSTTGRPRRCGWLDLPALKYAVMINGVTQLVMMKVDVLNIFDEIQVCTHYQLADGTLTEQMPYDLTDTDVTPIYKSFKGWQTDLAGIRSFDDMPPALADYVLFLEETLNLPISFISTSPDREAIIQRQGVAA, from the coding sequence ATGGTAGACGTTTTATTGGGCCTCCAGTGGGGCGACGAAGGAAAAGGGAAAATTGTGGATGTACTGGCACCACAGTATCAGGTTGTGGCCCGGTTTCAGGGTGGCCCCAACGCTGGGCACACACTCGAATTCGATGGCATCAAGCATGTTCTGCACCAGATTCCGTCTGGCATTTTCCGGAATGACACGCTCAACATCATCGGCAACGGCGTAGTACTCGACCCGATTGTGTTCAGACGCGAAATCGACGGGCTGGCTAAATTTAACTTGGCCCTGACGCAGAATTTAGAAATCTCGCGCAAAGCGTCGATCATTATCCCGACGCACCGGCTTTTAGATGCAGCTTACGAACAGGCCAAAGGAGCCTCGAAAATTGGCTCAACGCTGCGCGGTATCGGCCCCACCTATCAGGACAAAGTGGCCCGGCAGGGGCTGCGCGTGGGTGATATTCTGTCGCCCAATTTCGCCGAAAAATATAACCGGCTGGTAACGACGCACAAGATAATTCTGGAGCAAAACCAGTTTGACTATGCCTCAATACTGCCCGATGCCGAAACGGAGTTTTTTGCGGCTGTAGAGTTCATGAAGCAGTTTCAGCTTACCGACAGCGAGTATGCCATCAACGCGGCCCTTACGGGCGGTAAACGAATTCTGGCCGAAGGCGCACAGGGATCACTGCTCGACATTGATTTCGGGTCGTATCCGTTTGTGACCTCATCCAGCACCATGACCGCCGGAGCCTGCACGGGTCTGGGCGTAGCACCACGTCAGATTGGCGAGGTATTCGGCATTTTTAAAGCCTATTGTACCCGCGTTGGCAGTGGGCCATTCCCTACTGAGTTGCTCGATGAAACCGGCGAACGAATGCGGCAGGAAGGACGCGAATTTGGTTCCACCACGGGCCGCCCGCGCCGGTGTGGCTGGCTCGATCTGCCCGCGCTGAAATACGCTGTTATGATTAACGGCGTAACGCAGTTGGTGATGATGAAGGTAGACGTGCTGAATATTTTCGACGAAATTCAGGTCTGCACACACTACCAACTCGCCGATGGTACGCTAACCGAGCAAATGCCATACGACCTGACCGATACCGACGTAACGCCCATTTATAAATCGTTTAAAGGCTGGCAGACCGATCTGGCCGGGATTCGCTCATTCGATGACATGCCCCCTGCCCTGGCCGATTACGTGCTGTTTCTGGAAGAAACACTTAATCTGCCCATCAGTTTCATTTCGACCAGCCCCGACCGCGAAGCCATCATTCAACGCCAGGGTGTTGCAGCCTGA
- a CDS encoding DUF3291 domain-containing protein yields MPLAQLNISRMLASTIAHPIMADFVAQLDTINTLAEQSDGFIWRLTGDGNDATSLRPFDDERIIVNMSVWASLEQLQHFVFRSMHTAVMRDRTKWFEKPGVDSPNQFMTVLWWIPAGHIPTVDEAKERLARLNAHGPGPTAFTFRNVWPEPESIINLHHQSVIKTAA; encoded by the coding sequence ATGCCCCTTGCCCAACTGAACATTTCGCGGATGCTCGCCTCTACCATCGCCCATCCGATCATGGCGGACTTCGTAGCCCAGTTAGACACCATCAATACGCTGGCCGAACAAAGCGACGGATTTATCTGGCGACTGACCGGCGACGGAAATGATGCTACGTCGCTGCGCCCGTTCGATGACGAGCGGATTATCGTGAATATGTCGGTTTGGGCATCGCTGGAACAGTTGCAGCATTTCGTGTTTCGCTCGATGCATACCGCCGTCATGCGCGACCGGACGAAGTGGTTTGAGAAGCCCGGCGTGGATTCGCCCAACCAGTTTATGACCGTACTCTGGTGGATACCTGCGGGACACATTCCCACGGTCGACGAAGCCAAAGAACGGCTGGCACGTCTGAACGCACACGGCCCCGGCCCTACAGCGTTTACGTTTCGTAACGTATGGCCTGAGCCGGAAAGCATTATTAACTTGCACCATCAATCAGTTATTAAAACTGCTGCCTGA
- a CDS encoding hydrogenase maturation protease, with the protein MTAIMGFGNPVRSDDGVGCYVIDQLRPVFDGTPGVGLFDMGTSAFEVLFKLKGYTRIRIVDAVVNTGETPGTLYKLPAEAIEAAIQEDPMVFLHSLKWDQALSYARKILGDTYPDDIQVYLIAVDDTRLEIGLSEAVRQAGEQVAHVLTKDLEAFHALP; encoded by the coding sequence ATGACCGCCATCATGGGTTTTGGCAACCCCGTTCGTAGCGACGATGGGGTTGGCTGCTACGTAATCGACCAACTCCGGCCTGTGTTTGACGGCACGCCCGGAGTTGGTTTGTTTGATATGGGTACATCGGCATTCGAGGTGCTGTTCAAGCTGAAAGGCTATACGCGTATCCGAATTGTGGATGCCGTTGTGAACACGGGCGAAACGCCGGGTACGTTGTATAAACTGCCCGCCGAGGCCATAGAAGCCGCCATTCAGGAGGATCCGATGGTGTTTCTGCACAGCCTCAAGTGGGATCAGGCTCTGTCTTACGCCCGCAAAATCCTGGGCGATACCTACCCCGACGACATACAGGTGTATCTGATTGCTGTAGATGATACCCGGCTGGAGATAGGTCTGTCGGAAGCCGTTCGGCAGGCGGGCGAGCAGGTGGCGCATGTATTGACGAAAGACCTGGAAGCGTTTCATGCTCTACCTTAA
- the hypB gene encoding hydrogenase nickel incorporation protein HypB: MTTNRPKSNQASVGAVQCENTTLSLLKVNDFVAKAIRDRLPDVLVINVCSSPGSGKTTLMQETGKRLQNRLNMAVLVGDPETERDAIRMREVGINALQIVTGGMCHIEAQMIYQALDHIDLTGVDVLFIENVGNLVCPAAFDLGEDYRVTLLASTEGDDKPKKYPRMFLTSELMVVSKADLLPYVPFKVDNVVADARDINPDIEVITLSSLTGEGMEAWCEWLVAKAETKRRVAIAA; this comes from the coding sequence ATGACAACCAACAGACCCAAATCCAACCAGGCTTCGGTCGGAGCCGTGCAGTGCGAGAACACAACGCTAAGCCTGCTCAAGGTCAACGATTTTGTGGCTAAAGCCATCCGTGACCGTTTGCCCGACGTGCTGGTTATCAACGTGTGTTCGTCGCCGGGCAGCGGTAAAACCACACTCATGCAGGAAACGGGCAAACGCCTGCAAAATCGGCTGAACATGGCCGTGCTGGTGGGCGACCCCGAAACCGAGCGCGATGCCATCCGTATGCGCGAGGTGGGTATCAATGCCCTGCAAATCGTGACGGGCGGTATGTGCCACATCGAAGCCCAGATGATTTACCAGGCTCTCGACCACATTGACCTCACCGGCGTAGACGTGCTGTTTATCGAAAACGTAGGAAACTTAGTCTGCCCGGCGGCTTTCGACCTGGGCGAAGATTACCGCGTTACGCTGCTGGCATCGACCGAAGGCGACGACAAACCCAAGAAGTACCCCCGTATGTTTCTGACCAGCGAATTGATGGTGGTTTCCAAAGCCGACCTGCTGCCTTACGTTCCCTTCAAAGTCGATAACGTAGTGGCCGATGCCCGCGACATCAACCCCGACATTGAGGTGATTACGCTGTCGAGTCTGACGGGCGAGGGCATGGAAGCCTGGTGCGAGTGGCTGGTGGCGAAGGCAGAAACCAAACGGCGTGTAGCCATCGCGGCCTGA
- a CDS encoding nickel-dependent hydrogenase large subunit: MAIQKELNISPVGRVEGDLDVKVYMEDGVVTRAHTQAAMFRGFEKIMEGKDPQAGLIVTPRICGICGGSHLYCASSALDTAWQTTLPPNALLLRAIGQATETIQSIPRWFYAIFATDMANKKFANKPLYDEVVKRFAAYVGTSFQRGVVASGRPVEVYALFGGQWPHSSYMVPGGVMCAPTLKDITRAHAIMNQFRKDWLETLWLGCSIERYLQIKSWDDLMAWVDENESQRNSDLGLFVRASLEFGLHKFGQGVGKFVAYGTYLHKDHYQKPTVEGRNAALISRSGFYDGNKYSVFDHMSIKEHVSHTWFEDVPAAHPWDEPMPVPVQSHTLHQTDFKKKYSWSKAPRYQDFAAEAGPLARVIMNANPDNLLPHQVFDPLFGDVMDKMGPNVFTRTLARVHEAARLYVLIDEWLRQIDLNGEFYIKPEEKDGKGFGATEAARGALAHWIEIENGVIKNYQVMAPTTWNVGPNDDQGKPGPIEAALEGTEIEDPHDPVEVGMVARSFDSCLVCTVHAHDGKSGKELAKFKL; the protein is encoded by the coding sequence ATGGCTATTCAGAAGGAATTGAATATTTCGCCCGTGGGTCGGGTTGAGGGCGACCTCGACGTAAAGGTGTACATGGAAGATGGCGTAGTAACGCGGGCACACACGCAGGCCGCCATGTTTCGGGGCTTCGAAAAAATTATGGAAGGCAAAGACCCGCAGGCGGGCCTGATTGTGACCCCCCGGATTTGTGGCATCTGTGGCGGCTCGCACCTTTACTGCGCATCGTCGGCATTGGATACGGCCTGGCAAACTACGTTGCCTCCCAACGCCTTGCTCTTGCGTGCCATTGGGCAGGCTACCGAAACCATTCAGAGTATTCCGCGCTGGTTTTACGCCATCTTCGCAACCGATATGGCAAACAAAAAATTTGCCAACAAGCCGCTGTACGACGAGGTGGTAAAACGCTTTGCGGCTTACGTCGGCACTTCGTTTCAGCGGGGTGTCGTAGCCAGTGGTCGGCCCGTGGAGGTGTATGCCCTCTTCGGCGGTCAGTGGCCGCATTCGAGCTATATGGTGCCGGGGGGTGTGATGTGTGCGCCCACGCTCAAAGACATCACCCGCGCCCATGCCATCATGAACCAGTTTCGCAAAGACTGGCTCGAAACGCTCTGGCTGGGCTGCTCCATCGAACGCTACCTGCAAATCAAGTCCTGGGACGACCTGATGGCCTGGGTCGATGAGAACGAGTCGCAGCGCAACTCTGATCTGGGACTATTTGTCCGGGCCAGTTTAGAGTTTGGGCTGCATAAGTTTGGGCAGGGCGTAGGCAAATTCGTTGCCTATGGCACCTACCTCCACAAAGACCACTACCAGAAGCCAACCGTTGAAGGCCGCAACGCAGCCCTGATTAGCCGCAGCGGATTTTACGACGGTAATAAATACAGCGTGTTCGACCATATGAGTATCAAGGAACACGTTTCGCATACGTGGTTTGAGGATGTTCCAGCCGCGCACCCCTGGGACGAGCCGATGCCCGTACCGGTGCAGTCGCATACGCTTCATCAAACCGATTTCAAGAAAAAATACAGTTGGTCGAAGGCACCGCGCTACCAGGATTTTGCCGCCGAAGCAGGGCCACTGGCGCGGGTGATTATGAACGCCAACCCAGACAATCTGCTGCCCCACCAGGTCTTCGACCCACTGTTTGGCGATGTCATGGATAAGATGGGACCAAACGTGTTTACCCGCACCCTGGCCCGTGTGCATGAAGCCGCCCGGCTGTATGTGCTCATCGATGAGTGGCTCCGGCAGATTGACCTCAACGGCGAGTTTTACATCAAGCCTGAAGAAAAAGACGGGAAAGGCTTTGGGGCCACCGAAGCTGCACGGGGTGCGCTGGCCCACTGGATCGAAATCGAGAACGGCGTTATCAAAAACTACCAGGTAATGGCCCCCACAACCTGGAACGTTGGCCCAAACGACGATCAGGGCAAACCAGGACCCATTGAAGCCGCACTCGAAGGCACCGAAATCGAAGACCCGCACGACCCGGTAGAAGTGGGCATGGTAGCCCGCTCGTTCGACTCGTGCTTAGTCTGCACCGTACACGCCCACGATGGCAAGTCGGGTAAAGAACTGGCAAAGTTTAAACTATGA
- a CDS encoding hydrogenase encodes MANVLWLQGGACSGNTMSFLNAEEPTVVDLVTDFGVNILWHPSIGLEIGDQVIHLLNDIVQGRTQCDILVYEGSIIQGPHGTGTMNYFADRPMQEWVRDLSKVVGYVVAIGDCATWGGIPAVPPNPSESTGMQFLKKAKGGFLGSNYTSKGGLPVINIPGCPAHPDWITQILVAIATGRIGDVLLDDYHRPKTFFTDFVQTGCTNVVNFANKVDGGFGKRGNGCLFYEVGCRGPMTRASCNRILWNRQSSKTRANHPCLGCTEPGFPHHDLVQGSIFKTMKYLGLPMEVPTGNSKLGYYMRAGFEKVMHGVEGALGVEKAYTQGSK; translated from the coding sequence ATGGCTAATGTATTGTGGCTTCAGGGTGGTGCATGTAGTGGCAACACCATGTCATTCCTAAACGCCGAGGAACCGACTGTTGTCGATTTAGTAACCGATTTCGGGGTGAATATCCTCTGGCATCCGTCTATCGGGCTGGAAATCGGTGACCAGGTCATTCACCTGCTCAACGACATTGTACAGGGCCGCACCCAGTGCGATATTCTGGTATATGAGGGTAGCATTATTCAGGGACCCCACGGCACCGGCACAATGAACTACTTTGCCGACCGACCCATGCAGGAATGGGTGCGCGACCTCTCGAAAGTAGTTGGCTACGTGGTTGCCATCGGCGATTGCGCCACTTGGGGAGGTATTCCAGCCGTTCCGCCTAATCCCAGCGAGTCGACGGGCATGCAATTCCTCAAAAAAGCCAAAGGCGGCTTTCTGGGGAGTAATTACACCTCGAAGGGCGGACTGCCGGTTATTAATATCCCCGGTTGCCCGGCCCACCCCGACTGGATCACGCAGATTCTGGTCGCCATTGCCACGGGCCGCATCGGCGACGTGCTGCTCGATGACTACCATCGCCCCAAAACGTTCTTCACCGACTTTGTTCAGACGGGCTGCACCAACGTGGTCAATTTCGCCAACAAAGTGGATGGGGGCTTTGGCAAGCGCGGCAACGGCTGTTTATTCTACGAAGTGGGTTGCCGTGGGCCGATGACCCGCGCGAGTTGCAACCGCATTCTGTGGAACCGACAGTCGAGCAAAACGCGGGCTAACCACCCTTGTCTGGGCTGTACGGAGCCGGGTTTTCCTCACCACGACCTGGTGCAGGGCAGTATTTTCAAGACAATGAAGTACCTGGGCCTGCCAATGGAAGTGCCAACGGGTAATTCTAAACTTGGCTACTACATGCGGGCGGGTTTCGAGAAAGTTATGCACGGCGTAGAAGGCGCACTCGGGGTTGAAAAAGCGTACACACAGGGGTCTAAATAA
- a CDS encoding Fur family transcriptional regulator has translation MPAPIQTNLESARMIFTAYLERKGLRKTPERFAILEEIYNRQDHFDVDELFISMKNKNYSVSRATVYNTLDVLVDCDLVTKHQFGRNLAQYEKSYGYRQHDHLICTDCHKVMEFCDPRVQNIQNMVGDMLKFNVMHHSLIFYGSCARDFCENRNTVNSEQPTTNSVYNEQSATPAGNRNNG, from the coding sequence ATGCCTGCTCCTATTCAAACAAATCTTGAATCGGCCCGGATGATTTTCACGGCCTACCTCGAACGGAAAGGTTTACGGAAAACGCCCGAACGTTTTGCTATTCTCGAAGAAATCTACAACCGGCAAGACCACTTCGACGTGGACGAGTTGTTTATTTCAATGAAAAATAAAAACTACAGCGTTAGCCGGGCCACCGTCTATAATACGCTCGACGTACTGGTTGACTGCGATCTGGTGACGAAGCACCAATTTGGCCGCAATCTGGCCCAATACGAAAAATCGTATGGCTATCGCCAGCATGACCACCTGATCTGTACCGACTGCCACAAAGTGATGGAGTTCTGCGATCCGCGTGTGCAGAATATTCAAAATATGGTGGGCGACATGCTGAAGTTCAATGTCATGCATCACTCGCTTATCTTCTACGGCTCCTGCGCCCGCGATTTCTGCGAAAACCGAAACACAGTGAACAGTGAGCAGCCAACAACCAACAGTGTTTACAATGAACAGTCAGCAACCCCGGCAGGGAACCGCAACAACGGATAG
- a CDS encoding transposase: MATPCTQNNNTTRVKSTANDFLQARIQHYLQPIQDQLLQQIDKRLVATFATLFSSILLFRNTKMGLLLSELGGYIAGHAHAPAGTKRLSNLLRCAYWDAAVIEEFFWAKTQRRIAQLATMGKRPLLVWDDSRIEKPESWFVEGLCSVESSKGKRLTKIKKGFYKPPSARICVPGFHWTGVLLAALGETPSVCQMSWWTTRGKHKEVGTNIMFRLLRQLQAHLPASVLHVLDRGYASSWTIEWMSHFKQDFLVRWKKNHLLTHGEKGTKQTHLLARSCAPQSRKLLRDKERKITKQVSVGWLAVRHAEHELLPLWLLVVRDRRHQQPPMYLLTSVPVRDVHQAWLLVHSYMHRWQIEQAFRAGKAEFGLESPRLWFWENRLKLLGIVSLVYDFLLSLLRHWPDWIPLFLKRWVPRTGNRHRCSSVPIYRLRLAISNALMVAFALTQNSG; the protein is encoded by the coding sequence ATGGCAACGCCATGCACACAAAATAACAATACGACGCGCGTAAAGTCAACCGCGAATGACTTTCTACAAGCCCGAATACAGCACTATCTCCAACCCATTCAAGACCAGCTACTCCAGCAAATCGACAAGCGACTCGTAGCTACCTTTGCGACCTTGTTTAGCAGCATTCTGCTCTTTCGTAACACGAAGATGGGACTGCTACTGAGTGAGTTAGGAGGCTATATCGCTGGGCATGCCCACGCCCCGGCAGGTACCAAACGCCTAAGCAACCTCTTACGATGCGCCTATTGGGACGCTGCTGTTATCGAGGAGTTTTTCTGGGCCAAGACCCAACGACGCATTGCCCAACTGGCGACTATGGGCAAACGGCCTTTGCTGGTGTGGGATGATAGTCGCATCGAGAAGCCAGAAAGTTGGTTTGTCGAAGGACTTTGTTCAGTCGAAAGTAGCAAGGGGAAACGACTCACCAAGATCAAGAAAGGCTTCTACAAGCCCCCTTCAGCCCGCATCTGCGTGCCGGGCTTTCACTGGACGGGTGTATTACTGGCCGCGCTGGGCGAAACACCCAGTGTGTGCCAGATGAGTTGGTGGACGACGCGGGGCAAGCATAAAGAGGTGGGTACCAACATCATGTTCCGTCTGCTTAGGCAGTTACAGGCCCATCTGCCAGCTTCCGTGCTGCATGTGCTGGATCGGGGCTATGCCAGTAGCTGGACGATTGAGTGGATGAGCCACTTCAAACAGGACTTTCTGGTGCGCTGGAAAAAGAATCACCTACTGACTCACGGCGAAAAAGGCACCAAACAGACCCATCTGCTGGCCCGTAGTTGTGCGCCCCAGAGCCGTAAGCTCCTGCGCGACAAGGAACGTAAGATTACCAAACAGGTCAGTGTGGGTTGGCTGGCCGTTCGTCATGCGGAGCATGAGCTATTGCCTTTATGGTTGCTGGTGGTCCGGGATCGCAGGCATCAGCAACCGCCCATGTACCTGCTCACATCCGTACCCGTCCGGGATGTGCATCAGGCTTGGCTACTGGTACACAGTTACATGCACCGTTGGCAGATTGAACAGGCTTTTCGAGCGGGCAAGGCCGAGTTCGGCCTGGAGTCGCCCCGGCTGTGGTTCTGGGAGAACCGGCTAAAGCTGTTGGGCATAGTCAGTTTAGTGTATGACTTTCTGTTATCGCTGTTACGCCACTGGCCGGATTGGATACCCCTATTTTTGAAACGGTGGGTACCCCGAACAGGCAATCGGCACCGATGCTCGTCGGTGCCGATTTACAGACTGCGGTTAGCCATCTCAAACGCTTTAATGGTGGCCTTCGCCCTCACTCAAAATTCGGGATGA
- a CDS encoding hydrogenase maturation nickel metallochaperone HypA yields the protein MHEISLVRNIFRTLEDEFPAEMNRVRGIYLKVGLLSNVQPILMQNAFAAVLDHEPRYQQTSLHVEVLPILIHCDDCDKTTEVQQYRFVCSCGKPSRNVVQGEELLISKVEFDE from the coding sequence ATGCACGAGATTTCATTGGTACGCAACATCTTCCGAACGCTTGAAGACGAATTTCCGGCTGAAATGAATCGGGTGCGGGGCATTTATCTGAAGGTGGGGCTGCTGTCTAATGTTCAGCCGATTCTGATGCAGAACGCTTTTGCGGCTGTGCTGGATCATGAACCGCGTTACCAGCAGACCAGCCTGCACGTGGAGGTGCTGCCCATTCTGATTCACTGCGACGATTGCGATAAAACTACCGAAGTGCAGCAGTACCGCTTTGTGTGCAGTTGTGGCAAACCGAGCCGGAACGTAGTACAGGGCGAAGAATTACTCATCAGCAAAGTAGAATTTGACGAATAG
- a CDS encoding TetR/AcrR family transcriptional regulator: protein MSVSTKQRILSASIRLFNEYGVDAVRLQQIAEEIGISVGNLAYHFKTKDAIVESVYEQVLDEFAHIFRQYLQSPQLSAFDQQLSLYYQFFRQNQFYLAEFFKQSLEQTPSQQVWQRAVNKMLIQLRSWLDFQIKRGVLRAEENSGQYDQLAETLWTSLIFLPVSNTMRGRLCNETVYKQTIWNYLKPYLTTEGVAEFDDVVAPLINY, encoded by the coding sequence ATGTCTGTCTCTACCAAACAACGCATTTTATCGGCCTCGATCCGGCTTTTTAATGAGTACGGCGTCGATGCAGTGCGGCTTCAGCAAATTGCCGAAGAAATTGGCATCAGCGTTGGCAATCTTGCCTATCATTTTAAAACCAAAGACGCTATTGTCGAGTCGGTTTATGAGCAGGTACTCGATGAATTCGCCCACATTTTCCGCCAGTATCTGCAAAGTCCACAACTGAGCGCGTTCGATCAGCAGTTGAGTTTATACTATCAGTTTTTCCGGCAAAACCAGTTTTACTTAGCCGAATTTTTCAAGCAGAGCCTTGAACAGACTCCGTCTCAGCAGGTTTGGCAACGCGCCGTTAATAAAATGCTTATTCAGCTTCGGAGCTGGCTCGATTTTCAGATTAAACGCGGTGTACTGCGAGCCGAAGAAAACTCAGGTCAGTACGATCAACTGGCAGAAACGCTCTGGACGAGTCTGATCTTTCTGCCTGTATCAAACACCATGCGAGGGCGGTTGTGCAACGAGACCGTTTATAAACAAACGATCTGGAATTACCTCAAGCCTTATCTTACCACTGAAGGAGTTGCCGAATTTGACGATGTGGTGGCACCATTGATCAATTACTGA